Proteins encoded by one window of Rouxiella chamberiensis:
- a CDS encoding ABC transporter ATP-binding protein — MSYLEVTQLNKHYGQTQIFNNIDFSAKEGEFVTLLGPSGCGKSTLLRCLAGLTSVDSGKIVLQGQDIVPLTPQKRGIGMVFQSYALFPNMTVEGNVAFGLKMQKISGSESTRRVNEVLALVELTEFARRYPHQLSGGQCQRVALARSLVTQPRLLLLDEPLSALDARIRKHLREQIRRIQREMNLTAIFVTHDQEEALTMSDRIVLMNKGQIVQNGDAETLYTAPVNAFAAGFIGSYNLLTPEQAFALTGQSYTSQVAIRPESIALCAPNQGIAARILQHSLLGNVVRYRVLAHNVELSVDVLNRSVDALLADDTDIGLQLDLDTLREVA, encoded by the coding sequence ATGTCCTATCTAGAAGTGACGCAGCTCAACAAACACTACGGGCAAACGCAGATTTTCAATAACATCGACTTTAGCGCCAAAGAGGGCGAATTCGTGACGCTGCTCGGGCCGAGCGGGTGCGGAAAATCCACGCTGCTCCGCTGTCTCGCAGGGCTGACGTCGGTCGACAGCGGAAAGATTGTCTTGCAGGGGCAGGATATCGTGCCGCTTACGCCACAAAAGCGCGGCATCGGCATGGTGTTTCAAAGCTATGCGCTGTTTCCCAACATGACGGTCGAGGGCAACGTGGCCTTTGGCCTCAAGATGCAAAAGATATCGGGCAGCGAGTCTACGCGTCGCGTTAACGAAGTCCTGGCGCTGGTGGAGTTGACCGAGTTCGCCCGTCGTTATCCGCATCAGTTGTCGGGCGGACAATGCCAACGCGTGGCACTGGCGCGGTCGCTGGTCACGCAACCTCGACTGCTGCTGCTCGATGAGCCGCTGTCGGCGCTGGACGCGCGTATTCGTAAACACCTGCGCGAGCAGATCCGCCGTATCCAGCGTGAAATGAACCTCACCGCCATCTTTGTGACGCACGATCAGGAAGAGGCGCTGACGATGTCGGATCGCATCGTGCTGATGAATAAAGGACAAATCGTACAGAATGGCGACGCCGAAACATTGTATACTGCACCGGTCAATGCTTTCGCCGCCGGGTTTATCGGCAGTTATAATCTGCTGACCCCCGAACAGGCTTTTGCATTGACCGGGCAGAGCTATACGTCTCAGGTGGCTATTCGCCCTGAATCCATTGCGCTTTGCGCGCCCAATCAGGGAATTGCTGCCCGAATTCTTCAACATAGCCTGCTGGGCAATGTCGTGCGTTATCGTGTACTGGCTCACAATGTCGAGCTGTCGGTGGATGTTTTGAATCGCTCCGTCGACGCTTTGCTGGCTGATGATACCGATATTGGTCTACAGTTAGATCTTGATACATTACGGGAAGTTGCATGA
- a CDS encoding ABC transporter permease — MSRAEHLYHRLVVWILFLVLLLPLAATLIYALVEEWGATILPSGFTFKWLIALWSDPRFLVALGHSLLICLGTLFFSLVLILPLMFVIAYYFPKLDALMNVLILLPFAVPPVVSSVGLMELYSAPPFELTGTPWILIGCYFTIALPFIYRAISNNIQAINLRDLMDAAHLLGASTWKAALFVILPNLRKGATIAVLLSFSFLIGEFVFANLLVGNRYETLQVYLYNMRNGSGHFTSALVISYFFVVLVFTFVANLLNKGKR, encoded by the coding sequence ATGTCTCGTGCTGAACATCTTTATCATCGGCTGGTGGTCTGGATCCTGTTTCTGGTCCTGCTGTTGCCGCTGGCCGCCACGCTGATTTATGCGCTGGTCGAGGAGTGGGGCGCCACCATTCTGCCGAGCGGATTTACCTTCAAATGGCTGATTGCGCTATGGAGCGATCCGCGTTTTCTGGTGGCGCTCGGGCACTCGCTGCTTATCTGTCTCGGCACGCTGTTTTTCTCTCTGGTGCTCATCCTGCCGCTTATGTTTGTGATTGCTTACTATTTCCCGAAGCTGGACGCGTTGATGAATGTTCTCATTCTCTTACCGTTTGCCGTTCCGCCGGTGGTGTCATCGGTCGGGCTGATGGAACTCTACTCCGCGCCGCCCTTTGAACTGACCGGCACGCCGTGGATTCTGATAGGTTGTTATTTCACGATTGCGCTGCCGTTTATCTATCGGGCAATTTCCAACAATATTCAGGCGATTAATCTGCGTGACCTGATGGATGCCGCCCATCTGCTCGGCGCCAGCACCTGGAAAGCCGCACTGTTCGTGATTTTGCCCAATCTGCGCAAAGGCGCCACCATCGCCGTCTTGCTGTCATTCTCGTTTTTGATAGGTGAATTCGTGTTTGCCAATCTGCTGGTAGGCAACCGCTATGAAACCTTGCAGGTCTATCTCTACAACATGCGCAACGGCAGCGGCCATTTCACCAGCGCATTGGTTATCTCCTATTTCTTCGTCGTGCTGGTCTTTACCTTCGTGGCGAACTTACTGAATAAAGGGAAGCGCTGA
- a CDS encoding ABC transporter permease, translating to MKAKWLALLFTLPFVVFFIAFQLAPLAWVAVSSFYSDTYETWGFGNYSDILTSPFYLQAMKYSLDISVWSSLYGLLIALVGSYSLRQLGPTKLHDFVMSFTNMTSNFAGVPLAFAFVILLGLNGTLTLILRKYGLMEAFNLYSKDGLIVLYTYFQIPLGVLLLYPAFDGLREDWKESAALLGAGKWRFWRYIGLPVMAPALMGTFVILLANALGAYATVYALTTGNFNVVPVRIAALVSGDISLDPNMGSALAILLVILMAFITLIHQWLLRRSYLNVR from the coding sequence ATGAAAGCCAAGTGGCTCGCCCTGCTTTTTACGCTGCCTTTTGTAGTGTTCTTCATCGCCTTTCAGTTGGCACCCCTTGCCTGGGTAGCGGTCAGCAGCTTTTACAGTGATACCTACGAAACCTGGGGATTCGGTAACTACAGCGACATTCTGACCTCGCCGTTCTATCTGCAGGCGATGAAGTACTCGCTGGATATTTCAGTCTGGTCGAGTCTTTATGGTTTGCTGATAGCCTTGGTTGGTAGTTACTCACTTCGCCAGCTCGGCCCGACAAAGCTGCACGATTTCGTGATGTCCTTTACCAACATGACCAGTAATTTCGCGGGCGTGCCGCTGGCCTTTGCCTTCGTCATCCTGTTGGGACTCAATGGCACACTTACGCTCATCCTGCGTAAATACGGATTGATGGAGGCCTTCAATCTGTATTCCAAAGACGGGCTTATCGTGCTTTACACCTATTTCCAGATTCCGCTGGGCGTGCTGCTGCTGTATCCGGCGTTTGATGGCCTGCGTGAAGACTGGAAAGAGTCGGCGGCCCTGCTTGGTGCCGGTAAATGGCGTTTCTGGCGCTACATCGGGCTGCCGGTCATGGCGCCTGCGCTGATGGGCACCTTTGTGATTCTGCTTGCCAATGCGCTTGGAGCCTACGCCACGGTTTACGCCTTGACGACCGGTAACTTTAACGTCGTGCCGGTACGTATTGCAGCGCTGGTCTCGGGCGATATTTCGCTGGATCCCAATATGGGCAGCGCACTGGCTATCCTGCTGGTGATTTTGATGGCGTTTATCACGCTGATTCATCAATGGTTATTACGCAGGAGCTACCTCAATGTGCGTTAA
- a CDS encoding alkaline phosphatase family protein, whose amino-acid sequence MKSILVVLDGLNYQVARETMGYLHAQCAVGRGRLYQLECELPSLSRPLYECILTGVPPVLSGIVGNQVDRLSTGRSVFHYARDAGLTTAAAAYHWVSELYNRTPFVAARDRHTHDNALAIQHGHFYYDDTYPDSHLFDDAESLRLHYDPDFLLIHPMNIDDTGHKFGQDSMQYRNKARVADGILSHYLGTWLEEGYQVIVTADHGMNNDRSHGGILPEERQVPMFVFGSAFSQQDAAPRQTEICGTVCQLLEITHDKPYFADLLARTRM is encoded by the coding sequence ATGAAAAGCATTCTGGTGGTATTGGATGGCCTGAATTATCAGGTGGCTCGCGAAACGATGGGCTATTTGCATGCGCAATGTGCCGTCGGGCGCGGGCGTTTGTATCAGCTGGAGTGCGAGCTGCCGTCGCTTTCCCGACCGCTGTATGAATGCATTCTGACCGGCGTGCCCCCGGTGCTGAGCGGCATTGTCGGGAATCAGGTAGACAGGCTGTCTACCGGGCGCAGCGTATTTCACTATGCGCGAGACGCTGGGTTGACGACGGCGGCGGCGGCTTATCACTGGGTGAGCGAGTTGTATAACCGCACGCCGTTTGTTGCGGCCCGTGACCGCCATACTCACGATAACGCGCTGGCCATTCAGCACGGACATTTCTATTACGACGACACCTATCCCGACTCGCACCTGTTTGATGACGCAGAGAGTCTGCGCTTGCACTACGATCCTGATTTCCTGCTGATTCACCCGATGAATATCGACGATACCGGGCATAAATTCGGGCAGGATTCGATGCAATATCGCAACAAGGCGCGCGTGGCGGACGGCATTCTATCGCACTATCTGGGCACCTGGCTGGAAGAGGGCTATCAGGTCATCGTGACCGCCGATCACGGCATGAACAACGATCGCAGCCACGGCGGTATCTTGCCCGAAGAGCGTCAGGTGCCAATGTTCGTCTTTGGCAGCGCGTTTAGCCAGCAGGACGCCGCGCCACGGCAAACCGAAATATGTGGAACCGTCTGCCAGCTGCTTGAAATCACCCACGATAAACCTTACTTCGCCGATCTTCTGGCTCGAACCAGGATGTAA
- a CDS encoding ABC transporter substrate-binding protein, with the protein MKQLFASVLTTALVMTTTTAFAAESMADLEKAAKAEGTVNSVGMPDSWANWKDTWNDLSSKYGIKHSDTDMSSAQEIAKFLAEKSNASADIGDVGAAFGPVAVKEGVTLPYKPSTWDQVPEWAKDKDGNWALAYTGTIAFIIDKSQVKDEPHSWADLMKGKYKVTIGDVSTAAQAANGVLAATYAMGGNEKNLKPGLEYFAKLAKAGRLSLTDPVIASLEKGEVQVGVVWDFNGLNYRDQIDKTRFDVVIPSDGSITSGYTTIINKYAKHPNAAKLAREYIFSDAGQINLAKGYARPIRAEHLTLPDDVKAKLLPNSEYANAHPIADPEAWGKSAKTLPRLWQENVMINQQ; encoded by the coding sequence TCGCATCTGTGTTAACCACCGCGCTCGTCATGACGACAACCACGGCCTTCGCCGCAGAATCTATGGCCGACCTTGAAAAGGCCGCCAAAGCAGAAGGCACGGTTAATAGCGTCGGGATGCCTGATTCCTGGGCAAACTGGAAAGATACCTGGAATGATTTGAGCAGCAAATACGGCATCAAGCACAGTGATACCGACATGAGTTCGGCACAGGAAATTGCGAAGTTCCTCGCGGAAAAAAGCAATGCCAGCGCGGATATCGGCGATGTGGGAGCGGCATTTGGTCCGGTGGCAGTAAAAGAGGGCGTTACTCTGCCTTATAAACCCAGCACCTGGGATCAGGTACCTGAATGGGCAAAAGACAAGGACGGCAACTGGGCACTGGCCTACACCGGCACTATCGCGTTTATCATTGATAAATCACAGGTTAAAGACGAACCCCATAGCTGGGCTGACCTGATGAAAGGCAAATATAAGGTCACGATTGGCGATGTCAGCACGGCAGCTCAGGCTGCCAACGGCGTGCTTGCCGCCACTTACGCGATGGGCGGTAACGAGAAAAACCTCAAGCCGGGTCTGGAATATTTCGCCAAGCTGGCAAAGGCAGGGCGCTTGAGCCTGACCGATCCGGTTATCGCGTCGCTTGAAAAAGGCGAAGTTCAGGTCGGCGTGGTCTGGGATTTCAACGGGCTTAACTATCGCGACCAAATCGATAAAACCCGCTTTGACGTTGTCATTCCGTCAGACGGCAGTATCACCTCCGGTTACACCACCATCATCAACAAATACGCCAAGCATCCGAATGCGGCCAAGCTGGCGCGTGAATATATCTTCTCCGATGCCGGACAGATCAATCTGGCAAAAGGCTATGCGCGCCCCATTCGTGCAGAACACCTGACGCTGCCGGATGACGTAAAAGCCAAGCTGCTGCCAAACAGCGAATATGCCAATGCGCACCCTATTGCGGACCCGGAAGCCTGGGGCAAGAGCGCGAAAACATTGCCTCGTCTGTGGCAAGAGAACGTCATGATTAACCAGCAATAA